A segment of the Necator americanus strain Aroian chromosome IV, whole genome shotgun sequence genome:
ATTCCAGAAGACAGGAACAAATAACTTAAAGACAACACCTGAGAATTAGATCACCATACCGCTCACCATGATAGCCAGATGGTTGGAACTAAAAGGCGACGGAATCGAATCGTTAACCGATGTAAAGATCGACACAAACTTAGGTATTTGCTCAAAAAGTATCACTTTACCCATTAGGGTTCAGTTTCTTTATAATTATGGAAACATTTGGCTGAAAGGGAAGGATCTATAACAAAAAAGATCCAGCTACCACAATTAATCTTCAGTTATATAAAAACAAAGGGAAATCACCTGCTCGATGAGATTGTAGTTTGAGGAGCTGTTAAAATGCTCAGGATAGTAGATTTCCTCCTCTAGAAGTGATACAGCCGTCGAGTTAACCATACATGTCATTGTAATTGCAAGATGCATACGCATGAACGTTGTACAACAGAATCCCAGTCCCAGTAACAGAATGAGGTGAAATCGACGAGAACATGGGTGGAATAAGGCTGAAATCTCATTTCTGTTTCAGTGTTCAActgcaaaatttccaaaagaaaaacattctaCCTAAAAAATTTCCGTAAAGTTAATAAAGTAAGTAAATTTTGATTTGTAAATTGATTAGCCTGTCTTGGTTCTATTCGTCTACAGATGCTTCTAGTTCTATTATAGTATAAAACGGGCATGCTACgaattttacaacaatttcATTACTTAGATTCATTAGTATTGGTTTGGAAGTAAGTAATTATCCAACTAGATAAGTAGGAGGTTAGTGTTTCAGGATTCCGCTGAAAAAGTGCCTTCAATGAGGAAAAAAGCGACTTTCGGTGGATGAAACAGGGAGCATTCAAGAAGTCAAGGGAAAGTCCCCTTAAACTTCCTTTATAAGATCCAGAGGGTTcccattctttgttttttgcgTTGTTGACTGAGAAGTTGTTTAGGGATCACTGGCCGAAAGAAAAGCTTTCGTGGAGTTGTGTTGTTTGACAAAAGTCGAACAATTTGTAAGTTTCGCACCAGTGCGTGGGATTGAATGATAGAGTCAGCACCACATTAAAGTCCATGACTTGAGCAATTTCGAGACATATTCCATGAAAACCCACATTATGCTTCACACAATATAATAAGGTTAGGATAATCAAGATAGGCAGGATGATGGCACGGCCACAAACGTGAGGAGCAGAGGGTAAGAATGAAAGGGGTGGGGAAACGTTGGCGCCTCACGTCAGGCTCGCCCACGATTCGATACGTTCGATGGATTGATTTTCGGTCAAAACTTTTTGATTAGCGGTGCAACGTCGCAAGAATAGATATTTACGAGGAGGTTTCCGGCTTGAACGTGAATGCGAACGTATCATCGTACCTCAAGTAATGGGTAGCTTCAAATCTACCACCCAGCATTTGAGTTGGACTAAGTTAGAATGCGATACCTATCCAGGAGGTGAAAAACCGTTGATCTCCCTGTCGTGCACCGTTATTGAGCGTTTGCAACGTCTTGAAACGCGACCATGTAGCATCAAATGGAAGTTCCACAACGAAGACACAAATATATTCGATA
Coding sequences within it:
- a CDS encoding hypothetical protein (NECATOR_CHRIV.G13386.T1) produces the protein MSVKDVAKKSRANVSPPLSFLPSAPHVCGRAIILPILIILTLLYCVKHNPYSTHVLVDFTSFCYWDWDSVVQRSCRRKSTILSILTAPQTTISSSRKRQDHQTRNVKSEQKTDILLLSIMEAH